A genomic stretch from Enterobacter oligotrophicus includes:
- the ahpF gene encoding alkyl hydroperoxide reductase subunit F translates to MLDTNMKTQLKAYLEKLTKPVELIATLDDSAKSAEIKELLAEIAELSPKVTFKEDNALPVRKPSFLITNPGSDQGPRFAGSPLGHEFTSLVLALLWTGGHPSKEAQELLEQIRDIDGDFEFETYYSLSCHNCPDVVQALNLMSVLNPRIKHTAIDGGTFQNEITDRNVMGVPAVYMNGQEFGQGRMTLTEIVAKVDTGAEKRAAEALNKRDAYDVLIVGSGPAGAAAAVYSARKGIRTGLMGERFGGQVLDTVDIENYISVPKTEGQKLAGALKAHVSDYDVDVIDSQSASKLVPAAVEGGLHQIETASGAVLKARSIIIATGAKWRNMNVPGEDQYRTKGVTYCPHCDGPLFKGKRVAVIGGGNSGVEAAIDLAGIVEHVTLLEFAPEMKADQVLQDKVRSLKNVDIVLNAQTTEVKGDGSKVTGLEYRDRVSGDVHSVALAGIFVQIGLLPNTTWLEGAIERNRMGEIIIDAKCETSVKGVFAAGDCTTVPYKQIIIATGEGAKASLSSFDYLIRTKTA, encoded by the coding sequence ATGCTCGACACAAACATGAAAACCCAGCTCAAGGCCTACCTTGAGAAACTGACCAAACCTGTTGAGCTGATTGCCACGCTGGACGACAGCGCGAAATCGGCAGAAATCAAGGAACTGCTGGCAGAGATCGCCGAGCTGTCACCGAAGGTGACCTTCAAAGAAGATAACGCGCTGCCAGTGCGTAAGCCATCCTTCCTGATCACCAATCCTGGTTCTGACCAGGGGCCACGCTTCGCGGGTTCTCCGCTGGGGCATGAATTTACATCACTGGTGCTGGCCCTGCTGTGGACCGGTGGTCATCCGTCAAAAGAGGCGCAGGAATTGCTGGAGCAGATCCGCGATATCGACGGTGATTTTGAGTTTGAAACCTATTACTCACTCTCCTGCCACAACTGCCCGGACGTGGTGCAGGCGCTGAACCTGATGTCGGTGCTGAACCCGCGCATTAAACACACGGCGATTGACGGTGGCACGTTCCAGAACGAAATCACCGATCGCAACGTGATGGGGGTTCCGGCGGTCTATATGAACGGTCAGGAGTTCGGCCAGGGGCGTATGACGCTGACCGAAATCGTGGCAAAAGTGGATACTGGCGCGGAAAAACGTGCGGCAGAAGCGCTGAACAAACGCGATGCCTATGATGTGCTGATTGTGGGTTCCGGCCCGGCGGGCGCAGCGGCTGCAGTGTATTCTGCCCGTAAAGGGATTCGTACCGGTCTGATGGGCGAACGCTTTGGTGGTCAGGTACTGGATACCGTGGATATCGAAAACTACATTTCCGTGCCGAAAACCGAAGGCCAGAAACTGGCGGGCGCACTGAAGGCGCACGTCAGCGATTACGATGTGGATGTCATTGACAGCCAGAGTGCCAGCAAGCTGGTTCCTGCCGCGGTAGAAGGTGGTTTACACCAGATTGAAACCGCGTCTGGCGCGGTGCTGAAAGCACGCAGCATTATCATTGCCACCGGTGCTAAATGGCGCAATATGAACGTGCCGGGTGAAGATCAGTATCGAACCAAAGGCGTGACCTACTGCCCGCACTGCGACGGCCCGCTGTTCAAAGGCAAACGTGTGGCGGTCATCGGCGGTGGTAACTCCGGTGTGGAAGCGGCTATCGACCTGGCGGGTATTGTTGAACACGTTACCCTGCTGGAGTTCGCCCCTGAAATGAAAGCGGACCAGGTGCTGCAGGATAAAGTCCGTAGCCTGAAAAACGTCGACATCGTGTTGAATGCGCAGACGACGGAAGTGAAGGGCGACGGCAGCAAAGTGACGGGTCTGGAATACCGTGACCGCGTGAGTGGCGATGTTCACAGCGTGGCGCTGGCGGGAATTTTCGTTCAGATTGGTCTGCTGCCAAACACCACCTGGCTGGAAGGCGCGATCGAGCGCAACCGTATGGGCGAAATCATCATTGACGCCAAATGCGAAACCAGCGTGAAAGGTGTGTTTGCGGCGGGTGACTGCACCACCGTTCCATACAAACAGATCATCATTGCCACCGGTGAGGGGGCGAAAGCATCGCTGAGTTCGTTTGATTATCTGATTCGCACCAAAACAGCATAA